A single Blattabacterium sp. (Mastotermes darwiniensis) str. MADAR DNA region contains:
- the tpiA gene encoding triose-phosphate isomerase, whose product MRKKVVIANWKMNQDFYETTSFLRNLLKIIFEINHKKEIIIAPSFPFLHISNQILQGSTLSIAAQNIHQMENGSYTGEVSASMLKSIGVQKVILGHSERRKHFSETNDILIKKIKTALKYKFIIIFCVGETEVERRKKEHFLSVKYQLEETIFHFSLENISSFIIAYEPIWAIGTGKTATPEVVQVMHQYIRSLFMDKYGKNISRKISILYGGSINDLNAKSLFYQKDIDGGLVGNSSLNIEKFMRIIQS is encoded by the coding sequence ATGAGAAAAAAAGTTGTAATTGCCAATTGGAAAATGAATCAGGATTTCTATGAAACTACTTCTTTTCTTAGAAACTTATTAAAAATTATTTTTGAAATCAATCACAAAAAAGAAATAATTATTGCACCATCTTTTCCTTTTTTACATATTTCAAATCAAATTTTACAGGGGAGTACTTTAAGTATTGCTGCACAAAATATCCATCAAATGGAAAATGGATCCTATACAGGAGAAGTATCTGCTTCTATGTTAAAATCTATAGGAGTTCAAAAAGTAATATTAGGACATAGCGAACGTAGGAAACATTTTTCAGAAACAAATGATATTTTAATTAAAAAAATTAAAACTGCATTAAAATATAAATTTATTATTATTTTTTGTGTTGGAGAAACAGAAGTTGAAAGAAGAAAAAAAGAACATTTTTTGTCCGTAAAGTATCAATTGGAAGAAACTATTTTTCATTTTTCTTTAGAAAATATAAGTTCTTTCATTATAGCATATGAACCAATATGGGCTATTGGAACAGGAAAAACAGCTACACCTGAAGTAGTTCAGGTTATGCATCAATATATTCGTTCTTTGTTTATGGATAAATATGGAAAAAATATTTCCAGAAAGATATCTATTTTGTATGGAGGAAGCATCAATGATCTTAATGCTAAGTCTCTTTTTTATCAGAAAGATATAGATGGAGGTCTTGTTGGAAATTCTTCACTAAATATAGAAAAATTTATGAGAATTATTCAATCTTAA
- a CDS encoding DUF1599 domain-containing protein: MNHISIDFIIKRCKKIFEEKLKDYDFSWRVVKICSMIDQIFIKVFRIHNIQKRGSQKVEEEKIIDTYMDVINYIVITLIKLNINNEENISHPKVINLYNQQFNKINSNKKIVKREKLTINKILEYILYLKQKKEEISLEQFLLKLLNMTLILLKDDMERNK; encoded by the coding sequence ATGAATCATATTTCAATTGATTTTATCATAAAGAGATGTAAAAAAATATTTGAAGAAAAATTAAAAGATTATGATTTTTCGTGGAGAGTAGTAAAAATATGTTCTATGATAGATCAAATTTTTATTAAAGTATTTCGTATACACAATATTCAAAAAAGAGGAAGTCAAAAAGTGGAAGAAGAAAAGATTATAGATACATATATGGATGTGATAAATTATATCGTAATTACATTGATCAAATTAAATATAAATAATGAAGAAAATATTTCTCATCCTAAGGTCATAAATCTTTATAATCAACAATTTAATAAAATTAATAGTAATAAAAAAATAGTAAAAAGAGAAAAACTTACAATAAATAAAATTTTAGAGTATATTTTATATTTGAAACAAAAAAAAGAAGAAATTAGTTTGGAACAATTTCTTTTAAAACTGTTAAATATGACTTTAATTTTACTAAAGGACGATATGGAAAGAAATAAATGA
- the folP gene encoding dihydropteroate synthase has translation MTINCAGSLLYFKDPKIMGIVNLTPDSFYDRGKFNDELNVLKHVENLLKEGSDFIDVGGCSTRPGSKQPTEEEEIKRVTQPIRSIMKTFPNAKISIDTFRSEVARIAVEEGALMINDISGGMLDKKMFSLLAKLKIPYILNHMKGTPENMQKNPYYNNTIIEINHFFSKKIFLLKKYGINDIILDPGFGFGKTIQQNFQLLKHLSLLGFEDHLILVGISRKSMIQNLLNISAKESLNATSIIHTLALLNGIKLLRVHDVKEAVECVRLIQYYRKIL, from the coding sequence ATGACAATTAATTGTGCAGGTTCTTTATTATATTTTAAGGACCCAAAAATTATGGGAATAGTTAATTTAACTCCGGATTCTTTTTATGATAGAGGAAAATTTAATGATGAATTGAATGTACTAAAACATGTGGAAAATTTATTAAAGGAAGGTTCTGATTTTATAGATGTTGGAGGTTGTTCTACTCGTCCTGGATCGAAACAACCAACGGAAGAAGAAGAAATAAAACGTGTTACACAACCTATTCGGTCTATAATGAAAACATTTCCAAATGCAAAAATATCCATAGATACTTTTCGCAGTGAAGTAGCAAGAATAGCCGTAGAAGAAGGAGCATTAATGATCAATGATATATCTGGAGGTATGCTAGACAAAAAAATGTTTTCTTTATTGGCAAAACTTAAGATTCCATATATATTAAATCATATGAAAGGGACCCCTGAAAATATGCAAAAAAACCCTTATTATAATAATACAATTATAGAAATAAATCATTTTTTTTCTAAGAAAATTTTCTTATTAAAAAAATATGGAATTAACGATATTATTTTAGATCCTGGATTTGGTTTTGGAAAAACAATCCAACAAAATTTCCAATTATTGAAACATTTATCTTTGCTAGGATTTGAGGATCATCTAATTTTAGTAGGGATTTCTAGAAAATCTATGATTCAAAATTTACTTAATATTTCGGCTAAAGAATCGTTAAATGCTACTTCTATCATTCATACTTTAGCTCTTTTAAATGGAATAAAATTATTACGTGTACATGATGTAAAAGAAGCCGTAGAATGTGTGAGACTTATCCAATATTATAGAAAAATTTTATAA
- a CDS encoding diadenylate cyclase, protein MKIYFIDILDFFLVSIILFQVYRLVYKTPALNIFYGIIATFVFWKIVESYEMKLLSIVISVFFQGGFLALIIVFQPEIRKFLLIVGSRIFFRKFIFSIFGKFGKSSEFSIATKTVDSIVNSCAILSGDKTGVLIVIQLHQDIKEFIQNGDKMDAKVNRPILESIFYKNSPLHDGAVVIIGNKIVRTRAILPVSYNKEIPSRLGLRHRAAIGLSEKTDAICLVISEETGYISYIKDQKRTVITNINNLRMKLEKDLLV, encoded by the coding sequence TTGAAAATTTATTTCATCGATATTTTAGATTTTTTCCTAGTATCCATTATTTTATTTCAGGTCTATAGACTCGTTTATAAAACTCCTGCTTTAAATATTTTTTACGGTATTATTGCCACTTTTGTTTTTTGGAAAATAGTAGAATCATATGAAATGAAACTCCTTAGTATAGTTATCAGTGTTTTTTTTCAAGGAGGTTTTTTGGCTTTAATTATCGTATTTCAACCAGAAATTAGAAAATTTCTTCTCATAGTTGGGAGCAGAATTTTTTTTAGAAAATTTATTTTTTCTATTTTTGGAAAGTTTGGAAAATCTTCTGAATTTTCTATAGCAACAAAAACTGTAGATAGTATTGTAAATTCCTGTGCTATTCTATCAGGAGATAAAACTGGAGTTTTAATTGTTATTCAATTACATCAAGATATCAAAGAGTTTATCCAAAATGGAGATAAAATGGATGCTAAAGTGAATAGGCCCATTTTAGAAAGTATTTTTTACAAAAATAGTCCATTACATGATGGAGCTGTAGTTATTATCGGAAATAAAATAGTAAGAACAAGGGCCATTCTTCCCGTATCTTATAACAAGGAAATTCCATCTCGTTTAGGTCTTCGTCATAGAGCTGCTATTGGATTATCCGAAAAAACAGATGCAATATGTCTCGTTATTTCTGAAGAAACTGGTTATATATCTTATATTAAGGATCAAAAAAGAACAGTGATTACCAACATTAACAATTTGAGAATGAAACTTGAAAAAGATCTTCTTGTTTAA
- the murF gene encoding UDP-N-acetylmuramoyl-tripeptide--D-alanyl-D-alanine ligase: protein MTIQNLYDLYTISSGIEINSKKVKNGSIFFSIRGKNFDGNQFAHEAISNGAIMSIVDNRKYSFTHKKILFVKDSLSILQKLALYHRIKLKNIPIIAITGSNGKTTTKELTTAILSKKYEIVHSTKNNLNNHIGIPLTILSMSKNTQISVIEIGASHENEVDNMCSIINPDYGYITNFGKSHLEGFKNMKGVIRGKLELYDFLRKNKKKVFVNGDDPIQLINSIGINRYIFSEKENSDVRIKYLWKKTYLESILCMNDMKIVSPLVGTYNLYNIASSITIGKYFKVPLIKIKKAVEEFIPKNHRSQILEKNHIKIIMDCYNANPSSMRESLTFFNNKLQGNKIAILGDMLELGVFSKNEHKEIILFLDKSNINKIFLIGEIFFNTNIKTSDKIVKFFNKNRFIQWINNKSFQTDYILIKGSRKNALESLIPFL, encoded by the coding sequence ATGACTATACAGAATTTATATGATTTATATACCATTTCTTCCGGGATTGAAATAAATAGTAAAAAAGTAAAAAATGGATCTATTTTTTTTTCCATAAGAGGAAAAAATTTTGATGGAAATCAATTTGCTCATGAAGCTATATCCAATGGAGCAATAATGTCCATAGTAGATAATAGAAAATATTCTTTTACTCATAAAAAAATTCTTTTTGTAAAAGATTCCTTATCTATTTTACAAAAATTAGCTCTATACCATAGAATTAAATTAAAAAATATTCCTATTATTGCTATTACAGGAAGTAATGGAAAAACTACTACCAAAGAATTAACAACAGCTATTCTTTCTAAGAAATATGAAATTGTCCATTCTACTAAAAATAATTTGAACAATCATATCGGAATTCCATTAACCATATTATCTATGTCTAAAAATACACAAATATCAGTTATAGAAATTGGGGCTAGTCATGAGAATGAGGTGGACAATATGTGTTCCATAATTAATCCTGATTATGGATACATCACTAATTTTGGAAAATCTCATTTAGAAGGATTTAAAAATATGAAAGGAGTCATTCGTGGAAAATTGGAATTATATGATTTTTTAAGAAAAAACAAAAAAAAAGTTTTTGTTAATGGAGATGATCCTATACAGTTGATTAATAGTATAGGAATAAACAGATATATTTTTTCGGAAAAAGAGAATTCAGATGTAAGAATTAAATATTTATGGAAGAAAACTTATTTAGAATCTATTTTATGTATGAATGATATGAAAATAGTATCCCCATTAGTGGGAACTTATAACTTATACAATATTGCTTCCTCCATAACTATTGGAAAATATTTTAAAGTCCCTTTAATAAAGATAAAAAAAGCTGTAGAAGAATTTATACCTAAAAATCATCGTTCTCAAATATTAGAAAAAAATCATATAAAAATAATTATGGACTGCTATAATGCTAATCCTAGTAGTATGAGAGAATCTCTTACTTTTTTTAACAATAAACTTCAAGGGAATAAAATAGCTATATTGGGAGATATGTTAGAATTAGGAGTATTTTCTAAAAATGAACATAAAGAAATTATTTTATTTTTAGATAAAAGTAATATCAATAAAATATTTCTTATTGGAGAAATATTTTTCAATACTAATATCAAAACTTCCGATAAAATTGTAAAATTTTTTAATAAAAATAGATTCATTCAATGGATCAATAATAAATCTTTTCAAACAGATTATATACTCATCAAAGGTTCTAGAAAAAATGCCTTAGAGAGTCTGATTCCTTTTTTGTAG
- the pdhA gene encoding pyruvate dehydrogenase (acetyl-transferring) E1 component subunit alpha gives MKKITTKTYLKWFQDMYFWRKFEDKCRSLYLKQKIRGFLHLYNGQEALPAGLTHAMDLSKDKIITAYRCHILPISMGVDPKIVMAELLGKKTGTSHGMGGSMHIFSKKHRFYGGHGIVGGQIPLGAGIAFADKYFNRKAVTLTLMGDGAVRQGSLHETFNMAMLWKLPVVFICENNQYAMGTSVKRSTNVEEIYKIGHSYGMPSYPVDGMDPEKIAKTAYTAIERARSGNGSTFLDVKTYRYRGHSIADSELYRSKEEIISYKKKDPILRLKNIIIQNKWATIERLNFIENEIKKEVESCVEFAEKSEFPSLKQMYNIVYHENNYPFLDEFKSS, from the coding sequence ATGAAAAAAATTACCACAAAAACCTACCTCAAGTGGTTTCAAGATATGTATTTCTGGAGAAAATTTGAGGATAAATGCCGTTCCCTATATTTAAAACAAAAAATTAGAGGGTTTTTGCACTTATATAATGGACAAGAAGCACTACCTGCTGGATTAACTCATGCAATGGATTTATCCAAAGATAAAATTATTACGGCTTATAGATGTCATATATTACCTATTTCTATGGGAGTGGATCCAAAAATAGTTATGGCAGAACTTCTAGGAAAAAAAACAGGAACTTCTCATGGAATGGGGGGTTCTATGCATATTTTCAGCAAAAAACATCGTTTTTATGGAGGACATGGAATTGTAGGAGGACAAATTCCATTAGGTGCTGGTATTGCTTTTGCCGATAAATATTTCAATAGAAAAGCAGTAACACTAACACTTATGGGAGATGGAGCTGTGAGACAAGGATCATTACACGAAACTTTTAATATGGCTATGTTATGGAAGTTACCAGTTGTTTTCATTTGCGAAAATAACCAATATGCTATGGGAACATCTGTAAAAAGAAGTACTAATGTAGAAGAAATTTATAAAATTGGACATTCCTATGGAATGCCTTCTTATCCTGTAGATGGAATGGATCCTGAGAAAATAGCTAAAACTGCTTATACTGCTATTGAAAGGGCTAGGAGTGGAAATGGATCTACTTTCTTAGATGTTAAAACTTACAGATATAGAGGTCATTCCATAGCGGATTCTGAATTATATAGAAGTAAAGAGGAAATTATTTCATATAAAAAAAAAGACCCCATTTTAAGGTTAAAAAATATTATTATACAAAATAAATGGGCAACAATAGAAAGGTTAAATTTTATTGAAAATGAAATAAAAAAAGAAGTAGAATCCTGTGTCGAATTTGCGGAAAAATCAGAGTTTCCTTCTTTGAAACAAATGTATAATATTGTTTATCATGAAAATAATTATCCTTTTTTAGATGAATTTAAATCTTCCTAA
- a CDS encoding dihydrolipoamide acetyltransferase family protein: MAEIIYMPKLSDTMEEGTVIKWNKKIGDKVSEGDILAEIETDKAIQDFEIDVSGVLLFIGVKEGEKTRVNEILAILGEEGEDISSLIKKSFSLKKEEKIVLEKKENRVFISPLAKKMAKEIGMSTDKIKGSGDNSRIIKRDIEKTSENNDQIIILSSIRKKIAENLTHSKFTAPHYYLFIEVNTEKMIHLRKNLNDKLPTEEKISFNDLLVKAVAKSLRKHPNVNTSWKEKEIIYHSNINVGVAVAIKEGLIVPVIKNTDQKSLLQISQEIKDKSLRSRLRKIKPEEMENSTFTVSNLGMYGIEFFTSIINLPNSSILSIGTIMEKPVVKDSKIEIGHVMKLTLSCDHRIIDGSTGSNFLQFLKNMLEDPMGILV; this comes from the coding sequence ATGGCAGAAATAATATACATGCCAAAATTGAGCGACACTATGGAAGAGGGAACTGTAATAAAATGGAATAAAAAAATAGGAGATAAAGTTTCCGAAGGAGATATTTTAGCAGAAATTGAAACGGATAAAGCTATTCAAGATTTTGAAATAGATGTAAGTGGCGTTTTACTTTTTATTGGGGTTAAAGAAGGAGAAAAAACACGTGTTAATGAAATATTAGCCATTCTTGGTGAAGAAGGGGAGGATATAAGTTCCCTCATAAAAAAAAGTTTTTCATTAAAAAAAGAAGAAAAAATTGTTCTTGAAAAAAAAGAAAATAGAGTTTTTATCTCCCCTTTAGCAAAAAAAATGGCAAAAGAAATAGGAATGTCTACTGATAAGATTAAGGGAAGTGGAGATAACAGTCGTATTATTAAAAGAGATATTGAAAAAACATCAGAAAATAATGATCAAATAATTATACTTTCTTCTATCAGAAAAAAAATAGCAGAAAATTTAACACATTCCAAATTTACAGCTCCACACTATTATCTTTTCATAGAAGTAAATACAGAAAAAATGATTCATTTAAGGAAAAACTTAAACGATAAACTTCCTACAGAAGAAAAAATATCTTTTAATGACCTCCTTGTTAAAGCTGTAGCTAAATCTCTAAGAAAACATCCTAATGTGAATACATCGTGGAAAGAAAAAGAAATAATATATCATTCCAATATTAATGTTGGAGTAGCAGTAGCTATAAAAGAAGGGCTAATTGTTCCGGTGATTAAAAATACCGATCAAAAATCATTATTACAAATATCTCAAGAAATAAAAGATAAATCATTACGTTCAAGGTTAAGGAAAATAAAACCAGAAGAAATGGAAAATAGCACGTTTACAGTTTCCAATTTAGGAATGTATGGAATAGAATTCTTTACCTCTATTATTAATCTTCCTAATTCTTCTATTCTATCTATAGGAACTATTATGGAAAAACCAGTGGTTAAAGATTCAAAGATTGAAATAGGACATGTTATGAAATTGACATTATCCTGTGATCATAGAATTATAGATGGATCTACAGGAAGTAATTTTCTTCAATTTTTGAAAAATATGTTAGAAGACCCAATGGGAATATTAGTTTGA
- a CDS encoding DUF475 domain-containing protein gives MKEFIFNSITDLIKKPLVSISILGNLFLIESILSIDNAVMIASMVMGLKKKDRKRALKYGIFGAYFLRVTVLIFSSILIKVWWLKTLGGLYLILIGLNHFFSKNKYENKFKKKITLQDSFWRVLISIGIMDLAFSIDNIFSAVSLSENFLLILLGVFIGILTMRFTSQGLVKIMEIYPFMKDSAFSVVILLGIKLISSIFFEFEKEYSSLESIFSFIAMALFFFPIFILWIKNKKKSN, from the coding sequence ATGAAGGAATTTATTTTTAATTCTATTACAGATCTTATAAAAAAACCTTTAGTCTCTATTTCTATTCTAGGAAATCTATTTTTAATAGAAAGCATATTATCCATAGATAATGCGGTTATGATAGCATCTATGGTTATGGGACTAAAAAAAAAAGATAGAAAAAGAGCTTTAAAATATGGAATTTTTGGAGCTTATTTTTTGAGAGTAACTGTACTAATATTTTCCTCTATACTAATTAAAGTCTGGTGGTTAAAAACATTAGGAGGTTTATATTTAATTCTTATTGGATTAAATCATTTTTTTTCAAAGAATAAATATGAAAATAAATTCAAAAAAAAGATAACACTTCAAGATTCTTTTTGGAGAGTACTTATCTCTATAGGAATAATGGATTTAGCTTTTTCTATTGATAATATATTTTCGGCTGTTTCCTTATCGGAAAATTTTCTATTAATTTTATTAGGCGTTTTTATAGGTATTTTAACTATGAGATTTACTTCTCAAGGATTAGTAAAAATAATGGAAATTTATCCCTTTATGAAGGATTCTGCATTTTCTGTTGTAATCCTACTTGGAATAAAACTTATATCGTCTATTTTTTTTGAATTCGAAAAAGAATATTCTTCGTTGGAAAGTATCTTTTCATTTATAGCTATGGCTTTATTTTTTTTTCCAATTTTTATTTTATGGATTAAAAATAAAAAAAAATCAAACTAA
- a CDS encoding ABC transporter ATP-binding protein — translation MNALEKILSYSKPYKYYYILNISCNFLHSLFSVISIISISPLLSFLLEISEEKQENKTTFFNLLDGSFNFIQRYFHYYIEILSDKYGKINTLGILCIFIIFLFLIRNVFRYLAEYFMIGIRTSIIRNIRNDFHRKILSFPIIFFYDKKNGDLMSRLSNDVNEIEISIVNSLANMISSPIMVFFHLLTLSFMSYQLTLFAFILLPLMGTLISIIGNSLKKDARGAQNQLGKLFSVIEETLNSTKIINIFNAENKMQKRFEKVSECQKRLSARVNRKKELASPISEFLGSITMILIIWYGGKLFLEKKGMDPEILFSFVGLFFQIINPAKNLVNSISNIQKGKASAERVVEILNTQCSSNNKKTGYKSIFHFKNEILFRNVSLKYNQLVLIQNLNFSLKKGKTIALVGRSGSGKSTIANLLANFYEATSGEITIDGINIKYLKTKDYRRLLGIVTQEPVLFNDSVINNITLGLEGKISMNSVIQAAKIANAHCFIQKLPKGYDTIIGYNGNKLSMGQKQRISIARIVLKNPPIMILDEATSSLDTESEIMVQKALNKMMKNRTSLVIAHRLSSTIIQNADHIIVLEKGKIIEQGKHNVLISKQGIYSNLLSMQSF, via the coding sequence ATGAATGCACTTGAAAAAATTTTATCTTATTCAAAACCTTATAAATATTACTACATTCTAAATATATCGTGTAACTTTTTACATTCTTTATTTTCTGTCATATCTATAATATCTATTTCTCCTCTATTGAGTTTTTTATTGGAAATATCTGAGGAAAAACAAGAAAATAAAACAACATTTTTTAATTTATTGGATGGATCATTTAATTTTATTCAAAGATATTTTCATTATTATATAGAGATTTTATCAGATAAGTATGGCAAAATAAATACACTTGGAATTTTATGTATATTCATTATTTTTCTTTTTCTAATTCGAAATGTTTTTAGGTATTTAGCAGAATATTTTATGATAGGTATAAGAACTTCTATCATACGAAATATTCGAAATGATTTTCATAGAAAAATATTGTCTTTTCCAATAATTTTTTTTTACGATAAAAAAAATGGAGACTTAATGTCCAGATTGTCTAACGATGTAAATGAAATAGAAATTTCTATTGTAAATTCTCTAGCCAATATGATTAGTTCTCCCATTATGGTTTTTTTTCATTTACTTACTTTATCTTTTATGAGTTATCAGTTGACTTTATTTGCTTTTATTCTTTTACCATTAATGGGAACATTGATTTCTATCATAGGAAATAGTTTGAAAAAAGATGCAAGAGGGGCTCAAAATCAATTAGGTAAATTATTTTCTGTCATAGAAGAGACCTTGAATTCTACAAAAATTATAAATATATTCAATGCGGAGAATAAGATGCAAAAACGTTTTGAAAAAGTATCTGAATGTCAAAAAAGACTTTCTGCACGTGTGAATCGTAAAAAAGAATTAGCTTCTCCAATTAGTGAGTTCTTAGGCTCTATCACTATGATATTAATTATTTGGTATGGAGGAAAACTTTTTCTAGAAAAAAAAGGAATGGATCCTGAAATACTTTTTTCTTTTGTAGGATTATTTTTTCAAATCATTAATCCAGCAAAAAATTTAGTGAATTCTATATCCAATATTCAGAAAGGAAAAGCTTCTGCAGAACGTGTTGTAGAAATATTAAATACTCAATGTTCCTCCAATAACAAAAAAACAGGATATAAATCTATTTTTCATTTTAAAAATGAAATTTTATTTCGTAATGTATCCTTGAAGTACAATCAATTAGTATTGATTCAGAATTTAAATTTTTCCTTAAAAAAAGGAAAAACTATAGCTTTAGTAGGTAGATCCGGAAGTGGTAAATCTACTATTGCTAATTTACTTGCTAATTTTTATGAGGCTACCTCTGGAGAAATAACCATTGATGGAATCAACATTAAGTATTTAAAAACTAAAGATTATAGAAGGTTACTAGGGATTGTAACGCAAGAACCAGTCCTTTTTAATGATTCAGTTATCAATAATATTACCTTAGGATTAGAAGGAAAGATTTCTATGAATTCTGTAATACAAGCAGCTAAAATAGCAAATGCTCATTGTTTCATTCAAAAACTTCCAAAAGGATATGATACTATTATTGGATACAATGGGAATAAATTATCCATGGGACAAAAACAAAGAATTAGTATAGCTAGAATTGTATTAAAAAATCCTCCAATTATGATCTTAGATGAGGCCACTTCTTCTTTAGACACGGAATCAGAAATAATGGTTCAAAAAGCTTTAAATAAGATGATGAAAAATAGAACTTCATTAGTCATAGCTCATAGATTATCCTCTACTATTATACAAAATGCAGATCATATTATTGTATTGGAAAAAGGAAAAATAATAGAACAAGGAAAACACAATGTTTTAATTTCAAAACAAGGAATATACAGTAATTTACTATCCATGCAAAGTTTTTAA
- the secF gene encoding protein translocase subunit SecF, with translation MVTKYKIWDDNNQVDQEIYKKMFLSLKPYFKNINFNDFKGKENSLGIISYEKVGPIIAKNMTKNAFISIFISLLGIFLYIFIKFKKWQFGLGAVMALLHDIILVLGVFSIFHNWNPILEVDQSFLAALLTIIGYSINDTVVIYDKIRKISNISSLMDFRKIINNGINHSLTRTMNTSFITLFVIGIIFLFGGNTIRSFMLALLLGISIGTYSSIFVASSIVYDLSKKTKKK, from the coding sequence ATAGTAACTAAATACAAGATATGGGATGACAATAATCAAGTGGATCAAGAAATTTACAAAAAGATGTTTTTATCATTGAAACCTTATTTTAAAAATATAAATTTTAATGATTTTAAAGGAAAAGAAAATTCTTTAGGGATTATATCTTACGAAAAAGTAGGTCCTATTATAGCTAAAAATATGACTAAAAATGCTTTTATTTCAATATTTATATCTTTATTAGGAATATTTTTATATATTTTTATAAAATTTAAAAAATGGCAGTTTGGTTTAGGAGCTGTGATGGCTTTGCTACATGATATCATTCTTGTACTTGGAGTATTTTCCATTTTTCATAATTGGAATCCAATTTTAGAAGTAGATCAGTCTTTTCTAGCCGCTTTGTTGACTATCATAGGTTATTCAATTAATGATACAGTAGTTATTTATGATAAAATTAGAAAAATTTCAAATATTTCTTCTTTGATGGATTTTAGAAAAATTATAAACAATGGAATTAATCATTCTTTAACAAGAACTATGAATACTTCATTCATTACTTTATTTGTTATAGGAATTATTTTTTTATTTGGAGGAAATACTATTCGTAGTTTTATGTTGGCTTTATTACTTGGAATAAGTATTGGGACTTATTCTTCCATATTTGTTGCTTCATCTATAGTATATGATTTATCTAAAAAAACAAAGAAAAAATAA
- a CDS encoding twin-arginine translocase TatA/TatE family subunit produces the protein MMNFLFISIEESFFIIFMAIIVFGPKKIPDIARGMGNGIRYLKNAKNKIKNEIMKNILSEKEPTSNNEKKKSKIHSSVKRN, from the coding sequence ATAATGAATTTTTTATTTATTAGTATTGAAGAAAGTTTTTTTATTATTTTTATGGCTATAATTGTATTTGGTCCAAAAAAGATACCGGATATAGCTCGTGGAATGGGAAATGGTATAAGATATTTGAAAAATGCTAAAAATAAAATTAAGAATGAAATAATGAAAAATATTCTTTCTGAAAAAGAACCAACATCTAATAACGAAAAAAAAAAATCAAAGATACATTCTTCTGTCAAACGTAATTAA